From Pseudomonas sp. G.S.17, the proteins below share one genomic window:
- a CDS encoding alpha/beta hydrolase, whose translation MSCESVANTGRLALGEIDLEYRHLPGTLAGRPTLVLLHEGLGCAAQWRDYPERLRSATGCGVLVYSRQGYGRSSPVTLPRGLDYLSHDGPAELARLLDALALHDVVLLGHSDGGSIVLAYAALNDPRVRGSIALAPHVLVEAQTLAGVRQTTALWHTGSLREQLTRHHGDNATGAFHGWSDSWLHPDFSLEPLVARLKNITRPLLVIQGRDDQYATAEQLAVIERHVGATCRCVLLDDCQHFPQREATEQTLQLISDFVLALPDSPAFN comes from the coding sequence ATGTCTTGTGAATCCGTTGCCAACACCGGCCGCCTCGCGCTCGGCGAGATCGACCTTGAATACCGGCATCTGCCGGGAACCCTTGCCGGACGACCAACCCTGGTGCTGCTGCACGAAGGCCTGGGCTGCGCCGCTCAGTGGCGCGACTACCCCGAGCGGCTGCGCAGCGCCACCGGGTGCGGCGTGCTGGTCTACAGTCGCCAGGGTTACGGTCGATCCAGTCCGGTGACGCTGCCTCGCGGCCTCGACTATCTGAGCCATGACGGTCCGGCGGAACTGGCCCGTCTGCTGGATGCACTGGCGCTGCACGATGTGGTTTTGCTGGGCCACAGCGATGGCGGGTCGATTGTTCTGGCTTATGCCGCGCTCAATGATCCCCGCGTGCGTGGCAGCATCGCCCTGGCTCCCCACGTGCTGGTCGAAGCGCAAACCCTCGCGGGCGTGCGCCAGACCACGGCGCTGTGGCATACAGGCTCCTTGCGCGAGCAACTGACGCGTCATCATGGTGATAACGCAACTGGCGCATTCCATGGCTGGAGCGACAGCTGGCTGCACCCGGATTTCAGTCTTGAGCCGCTGGTGGCGCGGCTCAAGAACATCACTCGGCCCTTGCTGGTTATCCAGGGCCGTGACGATCAATACGCCACGGCGGAACAGTTGGCGGTCATCGAACGTCATGTGGGCGCAACGTGTCGCTGTGTCCTGCTGGACGATTGCCAGCATTTTCCCCAGCGCGAAGCCACCGAGCAGACCTTGCAGCTGATCAGCGACTTCGTTCTGGCGTTGCCGGATTCCCCAGCCTTCAATTGA
- a CDS encoding AraC family transcriptional regulator, giving the protein MSIAQRVFHGKFGRVALLNMDRALVTHTHSECHVLVKVSGEDTYFNVNGRRVPLADRSAVLVNAWEPHFYDPQPGAGNTLILALYIEPAWLATAQQSLALSARPDFFPHPCIDLSLQIRTLADILIAEMHGYGLVPKERIEFLLFDFLIQLIEDFSQWRQLWRQGAPSHGEFRDARIRRGTAYLLEHLEQPDLIDNAARASGLSRAHFFALFKKDTGMTPTLMVNDARMRRAFTWLERERSGTLGLLSESLGFSEQGHFTRFFRQHIGASPSQYQRVVDSYANS; this is encoded by the coding sequence ATGTCGATTGCCCAACGAGTGTTTCACGGAAAATTTGGCCGTGTCGCGTTGCTCAACATGGATCGAGCCTTGGTGACTCACACCCATTCCGAATGCCACGTGCTGGTCAAGGTTTCCGGGGAAGACACCTACTTCAACGTCAATGGACGGCGAGTTCCCCTGGCGGATCGCAGCGCAGTGCTGGTCAATGCCTGGGAGCCGCATTTCTATGACCCGCAACCCGGGGCCGGCAATACCCTGATCCTGGCGCTGTACATCGAACCGGCATGGCTGGCCACCGCTCAGCAGTCGCTGGCGCTGAGTGCACGGCCGGACTTCTTCCCGCATCCGTGTATTGACCTGTCGCTGCAGATTCGCACCCTGGCCGATATCCTGATTGCCGAGATGCACGGCTACGGGTTGGTCCCCAAGGAGCGCATCGAGTTCCTGCTGTTCGATTTCCTGATCCAGTTGATCGAAGACTTTTCCCAGTGGCGCCAGCTATGGCGCCAGGGTGCGCCGAGTCATGGCGAGTTTCGCGACGCACGCATCCGCCGTGGCACGGCTTACTTGCTGGAACATCTTGAACAACCCGACCTGATCGACAACGCGGCGCGTGCCAGTGGATTGTCCAGAGCGCACTTCTTCGCCCTGTTCAAGAAAGACACCGGCATGACGCCGACCCTGATGGTCAACGACGCCCGCATGCGCCGCGCGTTTACCTGGCTGGAGCGCGAGCGCAGCGGCACTCTCGGACTGCTGTCGGAGAGTCTCGGGTTCTCTGAGCAGGGCCATTTCACCCGCTTCTTTCGCCAGCACATCGGCGCCTCACCGAGCCAGTACCAGCGTGTGGTGGACAGCTACGCCAACAGTTGA
- a CDS encoding NAD(P)-dependent oxidoreductase produces MTKIFLTHSPQTLENYYSKRALDQLRECATVKLNTSRHLLQVDELIEAAQGCQIIVSSRETAAPARLFEQLPGLAAFCRVAVDIRNIDVEAASAHGVLVTRATPGFDTSVSEWVMGVMIDLSRGISRAAADYWQGRIPAVTMGRELRGSTLGIVGYGFIGRKLATMARAFEMNVLVCDPFVSAHEPGIRQASFAEVASASDYVVCLAPASPETANLFGRKAFQTMQPHAFFINASRGELVDEQALVAALDEQVIAGCALDVGRAEDQMPTPAIAAHPKIIANPHIGGLTPQASEHQAMDTVRQVQALLAGKVPSDAVNLEHASRASRLFGVKSNSSVELSHE; encoded by the coding sequence ATGACCAAGATATTCCTGACGCACTCACCTCAAACGCTGGAAAACTATTACAGCAAGCGTGCACTTGACCAATTACGCGAGTGCGCCACGGTCAAGCTCAATACTTCGCGTCACCTGTTGCAGGTTGATGAGCTGATTGAGGCGGCGCAAGGGTGCCAGATCATTGTCTCCAGTCGCGAAACGGCCGCACCCGCGCGGTTGTTCGAACAATTGCCGGGCCTGGCGGCGTTTTGTCGGGTGGCGGTGGATATCCGCAACATCGACGTCGAGGCCGCCAGTGCCCACGGCGTACTGGTGACTCGTGCTACCCCCGGTTTCGATACTTCCGTAAGCGAATGGGTCATGGGCGTGATGATCGATCTGAGTCGCGGCATCAGTCGCGCTGCCGCTGATTACTGGCAAGGCAGGATCCCCGCAGTCACCATGGGCCGGGAACTGCGCGGCTCGACCCTGGGCATCGTCGGCTACGGTTTCATCGGCAGGAAACTCGCAACCATGGCGCGGGCTTTTGAGATGAATGTGCTGGTCTGCGATCCGTTTGTCTCGGCCCATGAACCGGGGATCAGACAGGCGTCGTTCGCAGAGGTGGCCTCCGCTTCGGACTACGTCGTCTGCCTGGCGCCGGCCAGCCCTGAAACCGCGAACCTGTTCGGTCGCAAGGCATTCCAGACCATGCAGCCTCACGCGTTTTTCATCAATGCATCCCGTGGCGAACTCGTCGATGAACAAGCGCTGGTCGCTGCCCTCGATGAGCAGGTCATCGCGGGTTGCGCATTGGATGTAGGGCGCGCCGAAGATCAGATGCCCACACCGGCAATCGCGGCTCACCCGAAAATCATCGCCAACCCGCACATCGGCGGCCTTACCCCTCAAGCCAGCGAGCATCAGGCAATGGACACCGTTCGCCAGGTCCAGGCCCTGCTGGCCGGCAAAGTCCCCTCTGATGCGGTCAACCTCGAACACGCCAGCCGGGCCTCGCGCCTGTTCGGCGTGAAAAGCAACTCAAGCGTGGAGCTGTCCCATGAGTGA
- a CDS encoding HupE/UreJ family protein, with the protein MTRATRVALCCALSALPMFAFAHPGHDESGLLAGVVHPLSGMDHLLAMFAVGLWTAQQQANARWMLPAAFVGCMLLGGLLGFNGFAVAYLETGIAASVLALGLLVAVAARPPLAVSIVISGLFGAIHGIAHGLELPEMSSPMGFAAGFVIATSALHAAGYALSRWTPVAGVPLIRSIGLVSAGIGGLLLVG; encoded by the coding sequence ATGACTCGAGCTACCCGCGTGGCCCTGTGCTGCGCACTGTCAGCGCTACCGATGTTTGCATTTGCCCATCCCGGACATGATGAATCAGGACTGCTGGCCGGGGTGGTTCATCCCCTGAGCGGGATGGATCACCTGTTGGCGATGTTTGCGGTTGGTCTTTGGACGGCGCAGCAACAGGCCAACGCCCGCTGGATGCTTCCTGCGGCGTTTGTCGGCTGTATGTTGTTGGGCGGATTGCTGGGATTCAACGGCTTTGCCGTGGCGTATCTGGAAACCGGCATTGCGGCCTCGGTACTTGCTCTGGGTTTGCTGGTGGCAGTGGCTGCACGTCCGCCGCTGGCCGTGAGTATCGTGATCAGCGGACTTTTCGGAGCGATCCACGGGATTGCTCATGGTCTGGAATTACCGGAGATGAGCAGCCCCATGGGATTTGCCGCAGGCTTTGTCATCGCGACATCCGCGTTGCACGCCGCTGGTTATGCGCTGTCGCGCTGGACGCCTGTCGCTGGCGTACCACTCATTCGCAGCATCGGCCTGGTTTCGGCTGGAATTGGCGGTCTGTTACTGGTGGGATAA
- a CDS encoding LacI family DNA-binding transcriptional regulator: MATIHDVAALAGVSVSSVSNVLSGRTDKLGAATYRRVEEAISQLNYRPNRAARQLKTGHTPMLGLLVPSTANPMYGQLALKIEAAAQERYGYRLLLANTHRDKQHEARMFEDLLSFGVQSVIVVSSMDDERHLEDAVSRGLAVVSYDRSIDLAEHSQVDHMSPDNFQAGYVAADHLIAHGHSRLAFLVPGGKTVSRSNKIAGFFKRVAEAGLQDSSEVIEGQVAEIFGDSELASLGFAMASQIKAMRPMPTGIVTVNDLLAIGFMSGLHQAGLRVPQDISVVGMDGLSIAAFTNPGLTSVAMPLDAMADAMVQRVVERSRQMEQTPVNLIFQPDLVCRQSVAAPANS; the protein is encoded by the coding sequence ATGGCAACGATTCACGATGTAGCAGCCCTGGCAGGCGTATCGGTAAGCTCAGTGTCCAACGTCCTGAGCGGCCGAACCGACAAGCTGGGTGCAGCGACCTATCGCCGGGTAGAGGAGGCGATCAGCCAACTGAATTATCGGCCCAACCGCGCGGCACGGCAGCTCAAGACCGGGCATACACCGATGCTTGGCCTGCTGGTACCGTCGACCGCCAACCCCATGTACGGGCAACTGGCCCTGAAAATCGAAGCCGCAGCGCAGGAGCGTTACGGGTATCGCCTGCTGTTGGCCAATACCCATCGTGACAAGCAGCACGAAGCACGGATGTTCGAAGACTTGCTTTCGTTTGGCGTGCAGTCGGTGATTGTGGTCTCGTCGATGGATGACGAGCGCCACCTTGAAGATGCGGTGTCGCGCGGGTTGGCGGTGGTCAGCTATGACCGCAGCATCGACCTGGCCGAGCATTCCCAGGTCGATCACATGTCGCCGGATAATTTTCAGGCCGGTTACGTCGCCGCAGATCATTTGATCGCTCATGGGCATTCGCGTCTGGCATTTCTGGTTCCAGGCGGCAAAACCGTGAGTCGCTCCAACAAAATTGCCGGCTTTTTCAAACGGGTCGCTGAGGCTGGGTTGCAGGACAGCAGCGAAGTGATCGAAGGCCAGGTGGCCGAGATCTTCGGCGATTCCGAGCTGGCCAGCCTGGGTTTTGCCATGGCCAGTCAGATCAAGGCCATGCGCCCGATGCCCACCGGCATTGTCACGGTCAACGACTTGCTCGCCATCGGCTTCATGTCTGGCCTGCATCAGGCCGGCCTGCGCGTACCTCAGGATATTTCGGTGGTGGGCATGGACGGCTTGTCCATCGCGGCGTTCACCAACCCCGGCCTGACCTCGGTGGCGATGCCGCTCGATGCAATGGCCGATGCCATGGTGCAACGCGTGGTGGAGCGCTCCCGGCAGATGGAGCAAACCCCGGTCAATCTGATTTTCCAACCCGACCTGGTGTGCCGGCAGTCGGTAGCCGCTCCGGCAAATTCATAA
- a CDS encoding TRAP transporter large permease subunit codes for MSVTVAADPPGHESPLDAAGLLVPTQEWGFNNRAASGRLLAALCTFTERLCAVVLAVDVAVVFASVILRYFVHQPVDWAEEVARGLMVMLVFLGGATVLARGKHVHVDFFRALLPAGWQQVALQIGGWAVAGTAAGLAFSSWLLLEDSANVSTPMGLPQWLNVLPVFVGALLMTIVGVANAINGATRSTWLSLLGCIVVSAAVWGWNTRFEALALQPWALLLLGFVGGLLVGVPIAFVLAMCALLYFMGDPSLPMVIYSQQVMAGMDHFVLLAIPFFVLAGLVMEVNGMSARLIELLVRVFGRVRGSMNLITILATAFFSGVSGSKLADIAAVGGIVVPAVRRTRQDPNETAAVLAASGVMAETIPPCINMIIMGFVANISIGGLFLAGIVPAVVLAMGLATLAVIFGRKVDPNEAFPLRTPLLRLMGGALVALIMVAMIGKGVTSGVATSTEVSAFAVVYALLVGGVTFRELTPRAIAALFVRSAAMAAGILFIIAAASSVAFALTILQIPAIISDFMLALAHDYGPLAFLFASVIIMVVFGAVLEGAPALIIFGPLLVPIAVQVGIHPLHFGTVSVIAMGLGLFSPPFGLGLFATCAMTGTKVEDVSRRMLKYLLLLAMMLVLIVLVPSISLWLPRTFNMG; via the coding sequence TTGAGCGTAACCGTCGCCGCGGATCCACCTGGGCACGAAAGCCCGCTGGACGCTGCGGGCCTGCTCGTCCCCACTCAGGAGTGGGGATTCAACAACCGGGCGGCCAGTGGTCGGCTCCTCGCTGCGCTGTGTACCTTCACCGAACGTCTGTGCGCGGTGGTGTTGGCTGTCGACGTGGCCGTGGTGTTCGCCTCGGTGATCCTGCGTTACTTCGTTCACCAGCCGGTGGATTGGGCGGAGGAGGTCGCCCGTGGCCTGATGGTGATGCTGGTGTTCCTCGGCGGTGCCACGGTGCTCGCCCGAGGCAAGCACGTGCATGTCGATTTCTTTCGCGCCTTGTTGCCGGCTGGCTGGCAGCAAGTGGCGCTGCAGATTGGCGGCTGGGCGGTCGCGGGAACGGCAGCGGGACTGGCTTTCTCTTCCTGGTTGCTGCTTGAGGACTCGGCCAATGTTTCGACGCCGATGGGGCTTCCGCAATGGCTGAACGTATTGCCAGTGTTCGTCGGCGCGCTGCTGATGACCATCGTCGGCGTTGCCAATGCCATTAACGGTGCAACGCGCAGTACGTGGCTGAGCCTGCTGGGCTGCATCGTCGTCAGCGCCGCAGTCTGGGGCTGGAATACCCGGTTTGAAGCCTTGGCCCTGCAACCCTGGGCGCTGCTGCTGTTGGGCTTCGTTGGCGGATTACTGGTCGGCGTGCCCATCGCCTTTGTCCTGGCAATGTGTGCGCTGCTGTATTTCATGGGCGACCCGTCGTTGCCGATGGTCATTTATTCCCAGCAAGTCATGGCGGGCATGGATCACTTCGTGTTGCTGGCCATTCCATTCTTCGTCCTGGCAGGCCTGGTGATGGAGGTCAACGGGATGTCCGCGCGCCTGATCGAGTTACTTGTCAGGGTATTTGGACGCGTGCGCGGCTCGATGAACCTGATCACCATTCTGGCGACGGCGTTCTTTTCCGGCGTATCCGGTTCGAAACTGGCGGATATCGCCGCTGTTGGCGGCATCGTCGTCCCCGCCGTGCGCCGCACGCGTCAGGATCCCAACGAAACCGCAGCCGTCTTGGCGGCCTCCGGAGTGATGGCGGAAACCATTCCACCGTGCATCAACATGATCATCATGGGCTTTGTCGCGAACATCTCCATTGGCGGGCTGTTCCTGGCCGGGATCGTGCCCGCTGTGGTGCTGGCCATGGGTTTGGCGACCCTAGCGGTGATCTTCGGACGCAAGGTCGACCCCAATGAAGCGTTTCCCCTGCGTACCCCGTTGCTGCGGCTGATGGGCGGCGCATTGGTGGCGCTGATCATGGTGGCGATGATCGGCAAGGGCGTGACGTCCGGTGTCGCGACTTCCACCGAAGTGTCGGCGTTTGCCGTGGTCTACGCGTTGCTGGTCGGCGGCGTGACCTTCCGCGAACTGACGCCTCGCGCAATTGCCGCGCTGTTCGTACGTTCGGCAGCGATGGCCGCCGGCATCCTGTTCATTATTGCCGCGGCGTCCAGCGTGGCGTTCGCGCTGACGATCCTGCAAATCCCGGCGATCATCTCCGATTTCATGCTCGCCCTGGCACATGACTATGGCCCGCTGGCGTTTCTCTTCGCGTCGGTCATCATCATGGTGGTCTTTGGTGCGGTGCTAGAAGGCGCGCCCGCGCTGATTATTTTCGGCCCGTTGTTGGTGCCGATTGCGGTTCAGGTTGGTATTCATCCGTTGCACTTCGGTACCGTGTCGGTAATTGCCATGGGCCTGGGACTGTTTTCACCGCCTTTTGGCCTGGGATTGTTCGCCACCTGCGCGATGACCGGCACCAAGGTCGAAGACGTGTCGCGGCGCATGCTCAAGTACTTGCTGCTGTTGGCGATGATGTTGGTTCTGATTGTTCTGGTGCCCTCGATTTCGTTGTGGCTGCCACGCACTTTTAATATGGGTTAA
- a CDS encoding amidohydrolase family protein, with translation MSESSLSPMPGACDCHVHIYEPERFPLTQQIARASWSDYQQVQRRLGLERALLVQANGYGFDMDCLLDALAQAGDAARAIAVIAPDTSDETLARLHSAGVRGVRFMLIPDAQGALGWDALEPISARIAELGWVINLQVDGRQLPDFEARIRALPSLVSIDHTGKFLEPVGIDHAGFKSLLSLLDSGKVWVKVSAPYETSKSGPPHYEDVSVLARTLVQAFPERCLWASNWPHPGRSPAPDDMAMLDLLSEWALDDHVRRRILVDNPARLYGFKPL, from the coding sequence ATGAGTGAATCCTCTTTGAGCCCGATGCCGGGCGCTTGCGATTGCCACGTGCATATTTACGAGCCTGAGCGTTTTCCCCTGACGCAACAGATCGCCCGCGCGAGCTGGAGTGATTACCAGCAAGTGCAGCGGCGTCTGGGTCTGGAGCGTGCATTACTGGTTCAGGCCAATGGATACGGTTTCGATATGGATTGCCTGCTCGATGCCTTGGCGCAAGCAGGGGACGCTGCGCGGGCAATCGCTGTCATCGCGCCCGATACCAGTGACGAAACCTTGGCCAGGCTCCACAGCGCAGGCGTGCGCGGCGTACGCTTCATGCTCATTCCCGACGCCCAGGGCGCCTTGGGTTGGGACGCGCTGGAACCGATATCCGCGCGGATCGCCGAGCTGGGTTGGGTGATCAATCTTCAGGTCGACGGTCGACAGTTGCCCGACTTCGAGGCGCGTATCCGCGCATTGCCAAGCCTGGTGAGCATCGATCACACCGGCAAGTTTCTCGAGCCGGTCGGCATTGATCACGCCGGGTTCAAAAGCCTGTTGAGTCTGCTGGATTCGGGCAAGGTCTGGGTCAAAGTGTCCGCGCCGTACGAGACGTCGAAGTCAGGACCACCCCATTACGAAGACGTGAGCGTGCTGGCGCGAACGTTGGTGCAGGCCTTTCCAGAGCGCTGTCTTTGGGCGAGTAATTGGCCGCATCCGGGCCGCAGCCCCGCGCCCGATGACATGGCCATGCTGGATTTGCTCAGCGAGTGGGCACTTGATGACCACGTTCGACGCCGGATTCTGGTGGACAATCCAGCCAGGTTGTATGGATTCAAACCGCTATAG
- a CDS encoding TRAP transporter substrate-binding protein: MNLTRRRFVQSAALGAAALSLPTFSRAATPVLRLSSTMPSDQNSAHFLFYQRFAENLQQALGDKVRIDFFANGQLGKEADVVQQVRLGSIDMMVTGSSIWATALPELALLDLGFLFDSYAHVAKAVDNGVGDIYNKLLQERTGCSVIGWGSHFSARSVYTKAPIKDLAAMKNVKLRVLPTQAFIETFKLLGAIPTPIAFNEVYTAVQTGVVEGFEHDAASVLANKLDEVVRNCWQTNHLFSPCIAVIGKRGLAKIPADLQPAFIAAARDASIHQRETAKVKGVEAVAALAKSGMTFFPMADSERDATRQLMREKLWVPFTQSNPVTAPVLAAIEASRS, translated from the coding sequence ATGAATCTGACCCGCCGTCGTTTCGTTCAGTCGGCAGCCCTTGGCGCTGCTGCTTTGTCTCTGCCAACCTTCAGCCGTGCTGCGACTCCCGTGCTGCGACTGTCTTCCACCATGCCGTCCGATCAGAACTCGGCGCATTTCCTGTTTTACCAACGCTTTGCCGAGAATCTCCAACAAGCCTTGGGCGACAAAGTGCGCATCGATTTTTTTGCCAACGGTCAATTGGGCAAGGAAGCCGACGTGGTGCAGCAGGTGCGCCTGGGGTCGATCGACATGATGGTCACTGGCAGTTCGATCTGGGCGACGGCGTTGCCCGAACTGGCATTGCTCGACCTGGGTTTCCTGTTCGACAGCTATGCCCATGTAGCCAAGGCAGTGGATAACGGCGTCGGCGATATCTACAACAAGCTGCTGCAGGAACGGACCGGTTGTTCGGTCATCGGCTGGGGCTCGCATTTCAGCGCGCGCAGTGTCTACACCAAGGCGCCGATCAAGGATCTGGCAGCCATGAAGAACGTCAAGCTGCGGGTCTTGCCGACTCAGGCGTTCATCGAGACGTTCAAGTTGCTGGGCGCCATTCCCACTCCGATTGCGTTCAACGAGGTTTATACCGCAGTGCAGACTGGCGTCGTGGAAGGCTTTGAACACGATGCCGCCAGCGTGTTGGCCAACAAGCTCGATGAAGTGGTGCGCAATTGCTGGCAAACCAATCACCTGTTCAGCCCGTGCATTGCAGTGATCGGCAAGCGTGGCCTGGCGAAGATTCCTGCTGATCTTCAGCCAGCGTTTATCGCGGCTGCCCGGGACGCCAGCATCCATCAGCGCGAAACTGCGAAAGTAAAGGGCGTTGAAGCAGTTGCCGCCCTTGCCAAGTCGGGCATGACCTTTTTCCCGATGGCGGACAGCGAGCGAGACGCCACCCGGCAGCTGATGCGCGAAAAACTCTGGGTACCGTTCACTCAGAGCAATCCCGTCACTGCCCCGGTGCTGGCGGCCATCGAAGCGTCACGGAGTTGA
- a CDS encoding MFS transporter, which translates to MATIDTSTTTHSTASPPDAPAAGYLPARKALLAGFASTFGWALDLFDLFILLYVAPIIGRLFFPSDTPTLSLAAVYASFAVALLVRPLGSAIFGAYADKHGRKRALMVSMVGVGISTALFGVLPTLAQVGVIAPVLFLMLRIVQGIFVGGIVASTHTIGTESISPRYRGLMSGLIGGAGAGMGSLLASFAYLVLSEVFPGAEFDVWGWRCMFFCGLISTVFGLLMFRFLEETPVWRQLQETRKNTPAKPTQSPLKRLFGVEYRKVMLINLLITFGGGATYYLACGYLPTLLNVVAKVPHTETSQLLMYGSLSTIIGSLAFGYVSDLIGRKKTFIVLGVLNLVSLPLMFLHVAEPGSLLRTALYCSGIAFMGGAIIAPILIFLNERFATELRASGTGLSWNIGFALGGTMPTFVSLASSSPAQIPQVLAIFAVVLSLIYLVGSLVVPETKGNFN; encoded by the coding sequence ATGGCAACAATCGATACCAGCACCACGACGCACTCAACCGCCTCGCCGCCGGACGCGCCCGCCGCAGGCTATCTACCTGCACGCAAGGCATTGCTGGCAGGCTTCGCTTCGACCTTCGGCTGGGCGCTGGACCTGTTTGACCTGTTCATCCTGCTGTACGTGGCGCCAATCATTGGCCGACTGTTTTTTCCGTCGGACACGCCAACCCTTTCCCTGGCCGCCGTCTACGCATCGTTTGCCGTGGCGTTGCTGGTACGTCCGCTGGGCTCGGCGATCTTCGGTGCCTATGCCGACAAGCACGGGCGCAAGCGCGCGCTGATGGTGTCGATGGTGGGCGTTGGCATATCTACGGCGCTGTTCGGCGTGCTGCCAACCCTGGCCCAGGTCGGCGTCATTGCGCCGGTGCTGTTTCTGATGCTGCGGATCGTCCAGGGGATTTTCGTCGGCGGCATCGTGGCCTCGACTCACACCATCGGCACCGAATCTATCTCGCCGCGCTACCGGGGCCTGATGTCCGGCCTGATTGGCGGGGCCGGAGCCGGTATGGGTTCGTTGCTGGCATCGTTCGCCTACCTGGTGCTTTCCGAAGTCTTCCCCGGCGCCGAGTTTGACGTGTGGGGCTGGCGCTGCATGTTTTTCTGCGGGCTGATCAGCACGGTGTTCGGCCTGCTGATGTTTCGCTTCCTGGAAGAAACGCCGGTATGGCGCCAATTACAGGAAACGCGCAAGAACACCCCGGCGAAACCGACGCAATCGCCGCTCAAGCGCCTGTTCGGTGTGGAATACCGCAAGGTCATGCTGATCAACCTGCTGATCACCTTCGGTGGCGGCGCTACCTATTACCTGGCCTGCGGTTACTTGCCGACGCTGCTCAACGTGGTCGCCAAAGTGCCCCACACCGAAACGTCGCAACTGTTGATGTACGGTTCGCTGAGCACCATCATCGGCTCACTCGCGTTCGGCTATGTCAGCGACCTCATAGGTCGCAAAAAGACCTTCATTGTCCTGGGCGTGCTCAATCTGGTCAGCCTGCCGCTGATGTTTCTTCACGTCGCCGAGCCCGGCTCGCTGCTGCGAACCGCGCTGTATTGCTCGGGGATCGCCTTCATGGGTGGAGCGATCATTGCGCCGATCCTGATCTTCCTCAACGAACGCTTTGCAACCGAGCTGCGCGCCAGCGGCACCGGGCTGTCGTGGAATATCGGCTTCGCCCTGGGCGGGACCATGCCGACCTTCGTCTCCCTGGCCAGCAGCAGCCCGGCACAGATTCCTCAGGTACTGGCGATTTTTGCCGTGGTGCTGTCGCTCATCTATCTGGTCGGCAGCCTGGTGGTGCCGGAAACCAAGGGAAACTTCAATTGA